CAGATCAAACATAGATGACTAGCTTGCTCAGCTTCTTCTGCACAAGACCATCAAGGCATCAACACATCACTTAATTTCCAACCCGTTTTTTACTCAATGCGATAGTCGCTGCGATAGTCGCTCGATTGTTCGGTTAGTAATCGCTGCCGCTAGCGACTGATCTGCTGCTAAGTTGTTTGTTATGCTATCTCTATGACTGAACgttaaataaaattactttAAACTTATAAatgacataaaaatataaatgcaaCCTCAAATGAAATATTATAGTTTCATAAAGACAAAgtctaaagtaaatataaaacttaaataaagcGTTACAAAAGGTTTTCTAGTATGGCAAAGGACCTCCTCTACCCATCTCATTTGTAATGTAGTCACGTACACCTTCCATAGCTCTATCACCTGTTGGTTCATAAGGAGTATATCCACCATGAgcatgatcatcatcatcactactATCATCAGGtgattcatcttcatcatcatcaccatcaccatgaTGTATATCCACCATGAgcatgattcatcatcatcaccatcaccatgtTGCATATAGCAAGGACATTCATTGTCGGTTCTTGCTTTCTACCTCTGTATGCTTCTGCATTGTGACTTGGAGGACGAACTGAGATGTGAGTTCCATCAAGTGCTCCAATGCAGtctttaaaatatggtaataacggTCATCATTCCTCAAGATAGGGTTTACCCTTGCGAATTCTCCTTCTTCTGGCTTAAGCGTATCAACTGCAAACTTGAGAAGAGCACTCAAAACTTCATCAAGTTTTCTTTGTATTGTATCCAGTGACCTTTGATATCTGTCTGCAAGAACCCGCTTAGTTTTATCTTGACCAACCGCTTCAAGAAACATTGCAACACTTTCCTCCAAGTAGACATTATCAGTCTCTCGTAATCCATACCTTGTAGAGAGCATCCTACATAAATCTTCAAATGTCCTTTGATTCATTCGCAGAATATCATAACATTGCTAATCTGATCCATGCATCAGTTGTTGAACATGACGCCATCCTGCACCTCTATCAGTCCTTTGAATCACTCTGTGAGTATTCGACAAATCacgttcatcatcatcatcatcatcatcatcatcatcatcattcaacCACATCCATCTAATCATctacaaaaccaaaataataatccaaaaattaaTAAGCTGATCttttcataataataataatccatCAATAAAAAGAGtcgtaaataaacaaaacattaaccAAAAGCCATCAATAAGAAGAGTCGTAAACAAACATCAATCGTCAAGTTTTATGCCCATCCTATGTtctaaaatggtaatcttatcTTCAGCACTAGAAAATGCAAGAAACCCTTGTCTATTTGCTGGATCAGCTAGCAAATGATCAACTGCAGCCAGATGAAACTTAGACCATTTTTTTACTCCAGGCAAATCATTAAGGATCTCCACACAACGCTCTCCGCTACGTAAGTTCTCACGCTCCATCAGTAAGATCATTTTTCCCATCAGTTGATTCTTCTCATCAAGAATTACATTACATCTAGCAGCATTTTCAGTACTCGGATCAACTTCCTTCCTCTTCCTTTTTGATCTTGaacctccattttttttttgtatatcccCAACTGGTGGTGGCATATCTGTACAGTCGTCTTCCTCATCATTGTTTCCACTCACTCTGGAATCTAAGCTAGCTTCTCCTTGCTGAGCACTCCACCCTTCTGCCCCAGTGACAGTAATGGCACCAAACTCTTCCTCAAAAAGATCAATATTAGGAACATGCTTGTTTTTGTATTTCCTAGCTCCAGGCCACTCCTGTAAGATTGAAAAAAATTACTGATTAATAATCTCTTACGTAGCATgagtcatgttcctcaaccacctcatgattataaaaatattatcagaGCACTAAACGGCATAAAGTGGATGGTGGGTCAGAGCACAAATCATCACATGGTCAATTCAAATGATACTAAAACAATACACATGTCTAAACAATGTAAAACATTATGCTTTTAACCATAACAAATACTACAatggaaaagaaaatagtttaaaaacaaaaacgtaCAAAAGTTACCTTTATGCGTTCTTACCACCAATCATCAGACATGTTTATTCTTCCCATATCATCATAGCCCATTCCGGTTTTGTTATGAATCAGCTTCTTAATGCTTACGTAAACCCTTCTACAAGTATCATACTTGTTCTTAAATCTGTCCCATATATGCTTCTCTCCGTATTTCTCTTCAAATGTCTTCACAATGAACTCTTTTGCAGTTGGATTCAATCCATTCCTTGTTTTGTTtcccttttttttctcttccaaGAACAGTTGAAAAAAGAAACGACATTCCTCATCGGTccagttttaatttaataaatcagCCATGAAATCATAAGACCAACCAAACCAATCAAGACAAATTCAGCCATGAAATAAAAAACCAACCAAACCAAGCAGCACAAATTCAGCCAAagaataattaacaaaaaaaagacttaCGTCATTAGTCAACTTTGACATCCTTGTTTAAGAGTGATTCCTCCTAAAACCTGGAAAGGATACAAGAAGGAGCAACAATAAACATCAAAAACAATGCGTTATGTATTCATTCACAGAAACTCAACACTAGCACAAACATACTCATATACGAATTCAGAACCATAATATCACAAACAGACACAACAAGTATGAGGTAAACTAAACTTGAAACAGACCCATGACCACCAACCAAATTGAAATCACAAATAGCCAAGAATACAACAGATCCATAAGCACCAAAAAGAGCAAAACGAAAGAGCTACCGTAAGAGAGAAAACCGACAAGCTTGGCCGCGGCTCGAAGCTCCTTGGCCGCGAGAGAGAATCGAAGTGGAGTACTGAGAAACCCAACAAGCTTGGCCACGAGAGAGAATCAAAGTGGAGGATTGAGAATCGTTACAGCTTGACGGCGACAagagaattataaaaaatattacgtTTAGGTTTAGGTTCATTAGTAGTTTCATTAAAAAACCAAGGGTAACATTGTCATTTAATGGgttcattattaaaataataaaacaaacgCTGGAAAAAATAGCGATTGAAATTTTTTGTCGCTGCCGCTAGCGATAAGCCGCCGCGTTTGATCGCTCGTACAGCGATAGGTAAACGAACAAGAGATTAACCGCTGCCGCTGATCGCTGCCGCTAGCGACtgacaaacgaacagggccgCAATCATTTTCCTTCGTTTTACGAGAGGTGTATCCGCATACCAACACACGCAGGAAACTAAACTTGTGATACAAGTAACTTGATTACGATGAAAGCCAGAAACAAATAATCTGAAGATAAACTAACAATTACACCGACTCTATATCATCGATTAAGTATATTGGTCCTCCCAAGTTAACATGTTTTGAAATCACTActgtctatttttattttacaaaacctAAATTTGTTTTAGCTCGAAAAAACACTATCGATGGtttatcctaatttttttcTCTTAGGGAACTATGCTATCAGGATCGAGACCAGCCAAAGGGTACTCCAGGATCAACTCCAGTTCGATGGAAAACAAAGGGAACTCCAGGATCATCTTCAGGACCAGCTCGGGCAAACACTACAGCTATTTCCTCTACACAAGAGAAAAACACAACACACTCAATGTAATACTTATATTCtgctaatgtttttttttctttcccttcGTCATACACCACATTTTGATTAGAATATAAAACTCATACTAAACTTAGGTCAGAGAGTGAAGAGAATGAGTACCAGAGTCTTCACATTGCATGGGAGAAGGAGGCTGCACTTCAATAGAAACAATCTCTGCGCAcgaacaaacacacacacaagttAAGATGGGAATATAATATAGAGAGAGCAGCCAAAAATCACCTTCCTCTGTCGGCTTGAGCTTGAAAAGGTGAAGTTCAAGCTCTTTTCCGCGTTTCCACAGTTTAGCTTGATAGATTTTGGACTCAGGGGTGGATGATGAATTCATATCCATAGCCCAGAATGACAGCCAGCACAAAAGACCATTAGCAAATTGGAAATTCGCCTGAATGTGCTCCACCAACACGAGTTTTGTTCCctgaattaattaattaaaacttaAATGTGTTAATCCTCtccaaaatcaaaaccaacaaaGGAAGAAGGATCCAAAGACTGACCTTAGCTTCGTTTTGTTTCTCTATGGTAAGGAGTGTCACCTCACGAACCAACTCGGCAGGGCTTCGTGTAGTGCAAAAACCTCGTGGTGGATTGTCCAACGATCTAGTGTGGAAGGCGTAATCAAATTGATCCCATTCAACCGCGAAACCCTAATTAACCAAACAAACAGATTCCAATATATCAGAACCCCCAAAACATGATTAAGCCAAACATAATACTAACTTTCATACGAGATTAGGATAGTTAAATGAATATAGGGGTGGTTTTTTACCTCAGATTTCTGGAACTGATAGTAAAACTGCAAGTACTGCCTCAAATATTCATCGTCTCCCAATTTTCTGTACTTGAGATCGCGCTTTTTGTTAACTGATTTCGATGATCCTTCGAAAGCTCCGTGATATTTCGGTATCTTAAGAGGACGAACGTTAACCTCCGCCAAAACCGAATCCTCCATGTTCCAAACCCTAACGCACTTTCTTGGAGGAGAAGAGAATAATTAATCGTTTTTTTTACAGAAAGAAACGAGAAACTTGTCCGTGAAGAAACATATATAAAGGACTCAATAACATCACCCGAAAAGCCCGTCACGGGTCTCGTAGGCTGCATACGGCCcgatatattttgataattacGCTTCCAAACTAACGCTCTTCgcactatatatatcttgtctATGTCGGAAGTTGAATCATGCGATGTCTACGAAAGCTTTGTTCGTCTTTCTATCTTTAGGAACATGTTCATCAACAGTTTAGTTATCTTGGCTAGTTAAAAGCCTCTTGCATGTGTTTAGTTAGttacttttactattttcttgtAGTCACTTTCTTTGTAATACTACTTCTTTAAGAAGAGAGTAATCACCGCCTAAGCATGTGATCAGCCTGTTTTCACCTAAAGTAGTCATTATCCATGAGAAACATAGACAGACATGTAAaccaaaaaatcatattaaggAAAATTCGttaatttaactgaaaaatacaaacattaaaatatttaggttcatttaatgacattaaatttaaatttgattaaggaaaactcattaatttaactggaaaagacaaacattaaaataggtagttaaatttaattctcagtggcattgaaatataaataagttagaaaacttagggatatttttaatgggtacttctcttttaataatgtAGATGGAacgtaaataatataaaaggttTGAGCTAATCTAGTTATCACGAATTGATTTTAAGcctataaaacataaaaaaaattttttttttcattagaaGGTTTAACCAAATTTCCTTTTTAGTATGGCAGCATTAGCAAACGAGTAAAGGAAACAATATGAAAAAAAGAAACCTCCTATAGGACTTTTAGATCGAGAAAACTGCCAAAAACCTCCAactttcaaattaaataaaaaaaatcggtCATTGTAGAAACTTAGAAAGTCAACTATTAAACCGTAAACGTCTGTTAACTTGCTAAACGACGTTTTAAATACTACTTAAAATTCTTCTTCAACACCAATATAATTATTCTCAATCTCATAATCATTTTTATCAGGCATTGGTATTTTAcccggacccgaagacccgaattggaatttaccaaaaaatatagGTTCTGGTCCGGGTCAGATTCCATGATAAAGTACCTGTTGGATCTTTTTTCTTTGGACCCGCGCGCGGGTCTCGGTTCGGGTCCGGATCCTACCCGAGACCTTTTGGGTACCCAAAGTAcccaaaatttattatatatattaggtatatgggtgatttggtatatttttggtatttcagatatttttaagtttcgggtttgggttttcgggtaaaattttagatttttaaaaaatataatttgggtaTTCGGGTAAATTTTGGCTATGGGTTTTTGGGTCTAATATTGGGTAAATTTTGGGTATTCTTCAggtatttttagggttttcgaatattttttttgaactttcagatccagttcgggtatttcgggttcttttcgggtcctaaataccTGAACCGGCCCGTATCCGAAATAGACTCAAAAATTATGGCTATTTTACGGATATTGGAATTATGGACCCGAACCGATCCATACCCGACAAGATCCGACccagaaccgacccgaaaaatTATAGGTAACTATATGGGTCCAAATTTACGGGACTCGAAAGAACCGAACTTAACTGTGTAACTTTGCTTACTCAAGATGGTCTGAGAGAAGACACTCGAGCTGAGAGCTCTTGACTGCTCTAGGAGGATGGCTCAGTATCCGTTGCAACCTAATTACGAATCTGAGCCTGACACGGGAGAGGACTTCCTGTGTGGGAAATGTTCACCGGTTCCGGGAGGTCATAGTCTTAGAGAGACAGTCTAACTCGGGTCGAGGCAAGAGATTTTTAGTAAAAGATAGGAGATTATCATCCGGAAGCTTGAGGGAGCACGACTTATCATCGGTCATACTATCTGGTTCGCGTTGAGCGGTCTTCTGCCGGTTACAGAACATTCAAGTTTTTGATTGCCTTTTAAGGTAAGAAAAGAAAGGTGTCTTGTACGAGGTCTAATTGGTGACCAAGAGAATGAAAAGAAATATTCAATTCTTTATGGTTTCCATAAAAATACACCattcataaataattaatttttttttctattacttatcattcttttttttttctagaaaataacaaagcaaaattatttttcattatatttgAGGAATAACAATTATTTCCACTCATTCCTTTAATTTTAttcgtttcattttttttaatttgcttcTATTGTTCACACAGTGCTTCTGGAGACCGGTTAAGCAACAATCGGAATAGATCACTCCCGGTTCAATTTTTGGTTGAAAGATATTTGTATCTTACAAGAAACAAGAGACTATTTGACTGTACATATCACTTTGCATGCAAAAGGCATCGCACCTTCCTTTACATCTCCGGTACAGACCCGTTCGGCAGTCTATATTCGATTCTGAGGCTCATGAAGCCATTCATATTCTGATTTGTAAACTTCGTATGGCCACTGGAATCATATGATATAAAAGCGTGACATATTTGAATTTAGTTTATGTTATATGAATTATATCGACAAGGGTATAATATTTGGGAAGAGATAGCGAGAGAAGAAAGGTCTGAACTCTCTCTACGCACTGACCAAACAGATGGCACGTCCCTGTATGTTTCAACATCAATTCAAATGCCTGTTAACGTCTTTTCACATCACTAGTTTTGTCGACTTTATTTGCATTTTCGTTCTATATGGTGGGTGACATTAAAGAAAAATCTACCCACTTTGGACTTATCAAAGAAAAGTccagtttttcaaaaaattactcACCGACCACCTTCCTAAATTTGGTATCTCCTCATTAACTTTTCCACACCTTTTCTGGAATTTATTTTCTCTTACAAATTATAGATAATAGTATCAAATATGAATTATGAGATGGTTATTTAgcagcaaacaaaaaaaaaactatttataattatttctttACGACTTCTATCCAAACGACAATCAACatgtgttttgatttggttatgTTAACTAACAAAATAACCTATTATCAAAACGACAAACGTGAAACatattccaacaaaaaaaagcGTTTATACTTGCCACAGACATCTAATAATTGATTTGATTACAGACATAATTTCATACTCATTACAAACCTAATCACTGTATTAATGgatattatcataaaatattatatttatatttgtgtatTTAAATGTGCAAGAAGAGATCACAACAAAAGTTACAATTACTGTCTTGTcttctcgctctctctctctctctctctctctctctctctctcgtcagAGTTTAACAAAGAGAGAAATGGACAAAACGCGGAAGACAGAAGATGAGAGGGGAAAAGACACGGCGGAGAAGGAAATGCCGACGCCGGTGATAATCTCCGGAGGAGACTATAACGAGGACGAGTATACCCCGGACGAAATCATGCAGCTCGTCGAGTCTTCTTCACCGACGACGACGAACACCGAGGGAACTAACTTTCCCGGCGAAGCGAGTTTCAGAGTGAGGTTCATCGACGATCCGTACGAAATTCCGGTGGCTGTCCAGTCATCTTCCGGCTACATCACGATCAACGTGAACGAGGAGAGCTGTGGTCCTTCGTTTTCGGACAGCGACGCTTCCGCCATGGCGAGCGTCGACGCAAGTGGACTGTTCAGAGGTTGCTGCCTCGGTTTCAACGGCGAAAAAGGCGGAGCGTGGGGTGCAAACAATGTAGGAGCGAGTGAGTGCGAGTGGGACGACGATTTGCTGGCAAGGTTTCTAGGTGAAGACAGTGTTTGACCAATGTGTGTCGTCTTGCGGAGAAAGCTTTCCAAGAGGTCGGGGGCATTTTGGTCAATTCGATGGACTGTAGCTAAGTGAAAATGATCTTACCGCTGGTTGTTAATAGGagcagaaaaaggaaaaaatcagCGAATGGTAGCAAGGACTAAGGAGTAGAGTAGCTGCGTAATTTAATGTTGACCATTATGCTAAATCATGTCACGTGACGGTACTAATGAGTATATGGTTTTAGCTTCAGGGAGCTATTATGTAAATTTTGCAAGTATTAAATCCCCCGTTAAAGTAACGAACGAATCTCTATATTTGGTTGTTATCATTACTAGAGGGTTTGCCCGGACTACGCCccgattatttatttataatttttttattatttataaataatttaaaatcaataaatcGGAAAGTGCCAACAACATTAACGCAAatgaaaatagattttttatattgttgtctttttGAATTTAATGTTTGATCTTCTATATTCTTTTTGCattttcatattaattatatattgtttaatttgATGCATATGTTTTTTTCTGAAACTGCCAATAAACATCATCGTTGGGTTTAACTAAAATATGATTCGTAGCAAGTTGAGTTCGTTaacttttctatatttttttataaatttacacACGATAGACTAAATGatgagctaatgagaaagatcGTATTGAAACCTAAACCAGCTTTGGATATGAATTTATGATAAGACtaagaaattaattaaaacaaacggatctctataatattatttgagaagtcagtttcttaTGTGCCGTCCTCACCTTAATTTTCATGATGGTTAATTACATTGTTAaccttaataattttttttttgttaattgccACTATCAAgatttctattttagtttttattaatatttttttcttaaacaaaaaaaaagaaatatctatatatttttaaaatatgttttttctatttttattttcgtttttaatatatatatatatatatatatgtgtgtatatataaataatcatataaatatcATACAGAAATTAAGTATCAAAAAATCAATatcttaaaagtaaaaatattaaaacatgtaatttaacaacaaaaaaatcccTTTTATATAAATCTCAATCTCAATTTCATAAAGTATCTgtatatctttttgtttttagttttattttataaaatcatatcaatatcataaaaaaattagtataaaagtaaaattataataaaattattttattttaaaatattaattttataattatttaaaatttacaatatgttgAAACTAATAAATGTAATCTGttttattctaaaaattatattgtaaatttaattaaacttaTTGTTTTGAGTTATCAACTGATTATTGTAAGagaacacaaaattattaaatttaagaaaattatgaaaatgtaatgatttttatttttctatttgatttctatttcaatttgataTAGTTGAAGAAAATCTTAAGTgagaataattaatattttttacttctaagagtattagattttaatattattactcTAACAAATTTTTCATGATAATAAGTTAATACACCCACCTCCAAGCTAAACCAATTAAAAATAATGTGataaagttacaaaatttatattttaaagtaatatataaatagttttaataatgtcaaaatattaatttgtatttattatataacaacaaatgatgttttataatacatgtttgtttcagtttatattagtttttcaatttataatgaaagtttctttaattttagtGTTTACTAATTATCTTCTGTAAAATACTTTAGCATTTGTTGaacttttattcaaaatatttgttgGAAATTTCTCTCatgtgaaaatatttttatagttaaaAGTATTAcatttctaacaaaatattaCTTGAGTTTCATATACCattatatcaaataatttaaatgtaCCTTAATCATTAATAATCAAGAAATTAAGGTGAACCAAACTCCATACAAATGTTTTCTGGAattgtttttctatttaaagaataaaaataaagaaataactaaactttttaatctttttagTGTTGACTGTATTGAATGAAAGTACATATTTTCCTATATAATCTAACATCTCATTTTCAGTTTCCACATAGTAACaacgaaaacattaaaaaacatatataatacttaaaCGTTTAGAGCGTTCCGAGTAAGGTTCTTGACTATCTTGAACCGGAAAGTCTTGACGAAGCAGATGGCGACATGGCGTCTTTCTTGTGATTCTCCAGTGTACTGATGAGGATAGCTCGTCCGGGTTAGCATACTATGTGTATTCCAGTTATAAATATCAAGCAGAACTCCACTGAAACGGAGCATTCAAGGAACCGCTCTTCCTCATGAAACCGGATGCTGCTTCTTTCAGTATATCTAAGCGTATCCAGATGTCTTAAGTTGTCTTGATACCAGTCGTGGTTTATTTGAAAAACAAACGACGCTGGAGCGTTTCTTAGTCTGTAAGACCTGAATCAGTCTCTTTGCCTAGGAAGCCGGCGTGAGGGAAGTTGAAGATGGTTCGGTCGAATCTTATGCAGTTAAGATGAGTATGTAATGTAACTGCAATTTGGTTGCATCCTACATGAAAGAGGGAATCTCCACATATCTTCAAAGTTCTAAGGTTTGTAAGGAATATATTGTAATGACTTGGATGAAGCGGGGAGATTGGGGAGTTCGTCATCTTTATTTGTAGGATATAGATTCTTGTCGCTACTAAAACTGCAACACAAAGAACGCAATACAAATCAGCCTCAATCAAACAATGAAGAAAATTACACAAAAAGGcaacaaatatttttgtgtaATTTTGTGAAGAATATACACACAAAAAAGTAACCAAAGTAAGAAACATAATTGTAAAATGCAAAAATTCTTTCAAAACAGCCATAGAAATCGTAAAATAAAATGCCACAAATCAACTAAATCAACAATTTTgcaagagacagagagagattaATCTAGGTATATGTCAAccacataaaataaaatgacaaaCTTAACTTACAATAGCTCTAGTGGCCTCCGAAGGATAGTAAGTGGTGAAGAAGCCATTCAGTTTGAGTATAATATCAGCTCCGCCAAGGGATTGTCTTCTAGAAGACTCGTTGCTAATACTTATTcctgaaaaatgaaaaagtagCAATTCTAACTAAACCTTGATAAAAAGGCATAAAGAAGGCTTGAAGATTTGTCTAGtagattaaattttatatacctTCAATGCTTCAGATCTTAAAGTTGCGCCAACAGCAAGAACAGCTCCACAGTCTGTCTAGCAGTTCTTACGGCACTGAATCTCCTCTAGACTACTGTGTGAACCTCTAAGAATAGTAACCACAAAATCCAACCTTCAAGTTCGAAGCTTTAAACAAAAGCTCTAGTGGAATTGAGGGTAACGACTGGAACTTATACGTTGTAGTATTGCGTTTTCGGTTTGTACCCTCTCTGTGAACTCAAAGAATCTTAGGAATGGGCTTATAGGTGATGTGAAGGATGTTGGAGCAAGAACCGTTAAAGACAGATCTTCAGATGTCAAATTTGATGCCTGCAGAGTTAAAATCTGAAACCAGAAGTAGTATGAGGTACAAAAGGACAACCAAAGACCCCACTGGAAATGCCTTCCATAGTTAATGTATTGTCACATTTAACTTTTCCAAAGAAAGCCGTCTCTTCACCATCTTCCATCCCTTCGTTTAAAGCTTTCTTTATGTAACCTTTAGGCAAACCCAGATTCTAATCCATCACTTCCATCATCTTGCTCGCTAGCTTCATCACTTCTCCTATGTATTCCAACATCGTCTCTCTGTTTtttgaagaaaacagagtaCATATAAAGTTACAACCTTTGAATTcgaatttgatttatttaaaagCGTTTTAATGTTTACTTGAGGCCAGAAATGTTGGATGGCCACTCGTTTTGGTTATGGTCTAGGAGAGTGAAAACATCTTCCCAGTCAACGCTTTCGAGCTTCTCTCCAGAGTTTTTCTCAAGCAGTTCGTTGAGCAGCTTCACGGGTGTTGAAGTCTTGAACGcttcttctctctctattttgtAGCAGTCTGAGCTCAGCTCCTTAACTTTGTTCAGAAGCTCCAGTGGAGTCCCATGGCTCACCAGCTACACAGAGAGAACAGAGTGAGACATAAATCTCATGAAAACAGAGAGATAAAGCtctgttttgtgtgtgtgtgtgttggaGATACGAACCTGAAAGAAACCCCATTCTTCGCATGCTTTGGCGATGTCAGAGAGTGTCTTCTCCCT
The window above is part of the Brassica napus cultivar Da-Ae chromosome C3, Da-Ae, whole genome shotgun sequence genome. Proteins encoded here:
- the LOC106379494 gene encoding uncharacterized protein LOC106379494; the protein is MEDSVLAEVNVRPLKIPKYHGAFEGSSKSVNKKRDLKYRKLGDDEYLRQYLQFYYQFQKSEGFAVEWDQFDYAFHTRSLDNPPRGFCTTRSPAELVREVTLLTIEKQNEAKGTKLVLVEHIQANFQFANGLLCWLSFWAMDMNSSSTPESKIYQAKLWKRGKELELHLFKLKPTEEEIVSIEVQPPSPMQCEDSEEIAVVFARAGPEDDPGVPFVFHRTGVDPGVPFGWSRS
- the LOC125582901 gene encoding 1-aminocyclopropane-1-carboxylate oxidase 5-like; its protein translation is MPLHGSYVAVGSNIFVMGEFQDWSITSTVSLIVCRSQTTQPLSDMLKINGEEREKTLSDIAKACEEWGFFQLVSHGTPLELLNKVKELSSDCYKIEREEAFKTSTPVKLLNELLEKNSGEKLESVDWEDVFTLLDHNQNEWPSNISGLKETMLEYIGEVMKLASKMMEVMD
- the LOC111204354 gene encoding uncharacterized protein LOC111204354, yielding MDKTRKTEDERGKDTAEKEMPTPVIISGGDYNEDEYTPDEIMQLVESSSPTTTNTEGTNFPGEASFRVRFIDDPYEIPVAVQSSSGYITINVNEESCGPSFSDSDASAMASVDASGLFRGCCLGFNGEKGGAWGANNVGASECEWDDDLLARFLGEDSV